Proteins encoded by one window of Prevotella nigrescens:
- a CDS encoding fumarylacetoacetate hydrolase family protein, whose translation MKIFAIGMNYSEHNKSLHGTLNKTEQPVVFLKADSSLLKDSKPFFIPDDLGRIEYETELVVRICRLGKTIPERFAHRYYDAVTVGIDFTARDLQKKLKEQGLPWELSKSFDGAAALGSWVDKDKFLDIQRIHFHLDINGKTVQEGCTSDMLYKVDEIVSYISRYFTLKTGDIIYTGCPAGCASVAINDHLEGYVEDRKVLDFNCK comes from the coding sequence ATGAAGATATTTGCAATAGGAATGAACTATTCCGAGCACAATAAATCGCTACACGGAACGTTGAATAAGACAGAACAACCTGTAGTATTCTTGAAGGCTGACTCGTCGTTATTGAAGGACAGCAAACCTTTCTTTATTCCCGATGACTTAGGACGAATAGAGTACGAAACCGAATTGGTGGTGCGTATCTGTCGGTTAGGGAAAACCATTCCCGAGCGATTTGCCCACCGTTACTACGATGCCGTAACGGTTGGAATAGACTTTACAGCGCGCGATTTGCAGAAGAAACTGAAGGAACAGGGACTGCCTTGGGAGCTTTCAAAGAGTTTCGATGGTGCTGCAGCATTGGGCAGTTGGGTGGATAAAGATAAGTTTTTGGACATTCAGCGTATTCATTTCCACCTCGACATCAACGGTAAGACCGTGCAGGAAGGCTGCACGAGCGATATGCTTTATAAGGTAGACGAGATTGTCAGCTACATCAGCAGGTACTTCACGCTGAAGACGGGCGACATAATCTACACAGGTTGCCCTGCTGGTTGTGCATCTGTGGCTATAAACGACCACTTGGAAGGTTATGTTGAGGATAGGAAAGTCCTCGACTTTAATTGTAAATAA